The following coding sequences lie in one Syngnathus scovelli strain Florida chromosome 1, RoL_Ssco_1.2, whole genome shotgun sequence genomic window:
- the atox1 gene encoding copper transport protein ATOX1 yields MPKHEFAVAMTCEGCSGAVSRILNRLEDVKFEIDLPNQLVWIESDKDADVLLETLKKCGKQVTYKGTK; encoded by the exons AAACACGAGTTTGCAGTGGCGATGACGTGTGAAGGATGTTCGGGTGCCGTCAGCCGAATCCTCAACAGGTTGGAAG ATGTCAAGTTTGAAATCGACCTCCCGAATCAGCTGGTGTGGATCGAGTCGGACAAGGACGCCGACGTTCTGCTGGAGACGCTAAAGAAGTGCGGCAAACAAGTCACCTACAAGGGCACTAAATAA